The genomic interval GCCCCTTCCGCATCGCTATAATCGCTTCCGTGACCCAAACCGTGATCCTCACCTTCATCGCCAAGGACCGCACCGGCCTGGTCGAGCGCCTTGCCGAAACCGTCGCCGCGCGCGGCGGCAACTGGCTGGAAAGCCGGATGGCGCACTTGGCCGACCGCTTCGTCGGCGTCGCCCGGGTCGAAGCGCCGAAGGCGGAGCTCGCGCGCCTGGAGGCCGAATTGCAGGCGCTCGCCGCCGAGGGCTTTCATCTCATCTTCGAGGAAACGGACGCGGACGCGGGCCCGCCCGGCCGCACCGTCCAGCTCGACATCGTCGGGCCCGACCATCCCGGCATCGTGCGCGACATCACCCACGTGCTGGCCACGCGCGGCGCCAGCGTCGAGGAAATGGAAACCGACATCCGGCCCGCGCCCATGGGCGGCGGCAACCTGTTCTACGCCAAAGCACGGGTGCGCATTCCCGACGGCGCCGACGCGCGCGAGGTGAGCGACGCGCTCTACGAAATCGGCAACACGTTGATGGTCGATGTCGCCGTGGACGGGAAGTGAAGCAACGTTCCCTCAATAGGGCGGGCGGTTGACCGCCACCACCCGCCAGGCGCCGCCCTTGCCGCGAAGCGTGCCGCCGGCGATGCGGTCGAGCCGCGTGAGCGAAAGGTTGTCGACCGCGACCGCCATCGCCTGTTTCGGATCGAGGCCGAGGGCGAGCGCGACTGCCGCGCGGATCACGCCCCCGTGCGCGACGGCGATAACGTCGCCCGCGCGCCCGTCGGAGAAGCGTTCGATCGCCGCCGCCACCCGCGCCGTCAGGGCGGCGAAGCTTTCGCCGCCGGGCGGCGCGAGGCCGACCGGATCGGTCCAGAAACGTCTGCTTTCGGCCGGATCGCGCAGGGCGATTTCCTCCCAGGTGTAGCCGGCCCAATCGCCGAAGCTCTGTTCGGAAAAATCCCTTTCGATGATCAGCGCGGGCGCTATGCGGCCGGCGGCGACGATGGCCGCCGCCGTGTCGCGGGCGCGGGACAAATGGCTCGTCACCCAGACCGCGTCGGCGGGGAGGACGGCGGCGAGCGCGGCGAACGCGCGCGAATCCGAGGTGTCGCACGGCACGTCCTTCTGGCCGTTCAATTCGCCGCGATGGCCGACCACCGGCGCGTGCCGCACCCACCACCAGCGGAGATCCATGATTACTCCCCCTGCCTCAGCAGCAGCCCGCGCACGCGCGCCACGTCGAACATCTTGAGAAAGAACAGCGCCGACAATACCCCGTAGACGGCGTTGAGCAGGACCGCGCCCGCCATCAGCCCGACGCGGAAGCCTTCGCCCAGCAGCACCGAACGCATGCCCTCGAACACATAGCCGGTCGGCAGCGCCCAGGCGACGCCCTGCAGCCAGGCGGGGAGCGTCGCCACCGGATAATAGACGCAGGCGATCGGCGCGATCAGGAACAAGACCGCCCAGCAGATGTTTTCCGCGCCGAGGCCGAAGCGCAAAACGACCGCCGACACGAACAGGCCGACCCACCAGCCCATCACCAGCAGGTTGACGAAGAAGGCGTAGAGCGGCAGTCCGACCGAGAACACCCAGAAGCCGAAGAACGGCAGCGCCAAAATCGCCGCCGGGACGATGGCGATCAGCGCGCGGGCCGAGCCGACCAGGACGATGCCCGCCATCATTTCCGTGGGCCGGAGAGGGCTCACGAACAGCTGGCCCAGGTTGCGCGCCCACATTTCCTCCAGGAACGACAGGCCGACGCCGAGGTTGGTGCGGAACAGCACGTCCCACAGCAGGACGCCGGTGATGAACACCCCCGCCGCCTGCACGATCCAGGACGAATGGGCGACGAAAAAATTGGTGATGAACCCCCACACCAGCAGGTTCATCACCGGCCAGTAGAGAAGGTCGATGACCCGCGGCCACGAGCGGCGGAAGACAAAGATATGGCGCAGCGCGAGCGCGCCCACCCGGCGCCACGAAAACCGCTCCACCGGCGGGAGCGCGAAGTCGTCGGGAACAGGACCGCGCGCGCTCATGCCACGGATTCCGTCGCGGATTGTCCCTCTCCCGCGCGCGCGGGAGAGGGAGGGGCCCGCCGAAGCCCGGGCGAAGGCGGGAGGGTGAGGGTGGCCCCCTCGCCGCGCGGTCGTTCCCCCCTCACCCCGACCCTCTCCCCCCGCGAGCGGGGGGAGAGGGAAATTTTTTGAACGCACGGCATCATGCGGCGTCCTCGCCGCCTTTAAATGTTTGCCGCGAGGATTCGCTCGCGGCGCCCTCCATAGCCGTAGGAGGCCGGACGCCTTCGCGGGCGATGGCGAGAAACACCTCTTCCAGGTTGGCGCGGCCGTAGCGGCGGATCAGTTCGGCGGGCGCGCCGTCGTCGACGATTTTTCCCGCGCGCATCATCAGCACGCGATCGCAGAGCCGTTCGACCTCGGCCATGTTGTGGGACGCGATCAGGAGCGTGGCGCCGGTCTCGCGCCGGTAGGCTTCGAGCAAGGATCGCACCCAGTCGCCGCTGTCGGGATCCAGCGACGCGGTCGGTTCGTCCAGCAGCAAGAGGCGCGGGCGGTTGAGCAGCGCCTTCGCCAGCGACAGCCGGGTCGCTTCCCCGGCGGAAAGCGTGCCGGTGGCGCGATCGAGCAGCGCCTCCAGGCCCAGGACCGGCGCCAATTCGGCGACGCGCGCCGCGACGCCGGCGACGCCGTAGAGGCGTCCGTAGACGATCAGGTTTTCCCGCACCGAAAGCTTCTTCGGCATGTCGACGTAGGGCGACGAGAAGTTGATCCACGGTAGGGCGCGATAGCGGTCCGCCACCATGTCGACGCCGAGCACGGTGACCGATCCCGAGGTCGGCTTCAAGACGCCGAGCAGCATGGCGATGGTGGTCGACTTGCCGGCGCCGTTGCCGCCGAGGAGCGCGGTCGCCGAGCCTTCGGCCACCCGGAACGACACGCGGTCGACGGCCGGCGGCGGGATTATTGCGCGCGCCGAGCGCCGCTCAAAATCGAAGCGCTTGACGGCGTTGTCGACGGCGATGATCGAACGCGGGTTCATGCGGGCGCAAAACCGGATACGGGATCAAATCGGCGGAACCGGGCGGGCTATTTTTCCCGGCCCTTGCCCTTGGCGGCGGGCGGCGGGGCGAGTTCGATGCCGTCCGCGCCTTCCGCCTCGCGCTCGATCCGGCGCTTGATCTTGAGCAGGTCGCGCCGGCGGTTGTCTTCGGCGATCAGGTTTTCGATGTAGCGGCCCTGGTAGAGTTCGATGCCGACCGAGCGGCCGAACTCGATCGCGTCGGCCGAATCGCAACGGCACAGCACCAGGGACTTGCTGGCGCCGTCGAGCAGGCGCTTGATCTTGTCGCGCCCTTCGGGCTTTTCGGCCATTTCCGGCGTCCAGAACAGCTTGGCCATGTCGGCGCCGAGGCGCTTGCGGTCGATGATGTCGAGGGTCTGGAAGGTGAGCCCGTCGAGGCAGACGCGGTAGCCCTTGTTCTGCAGGAACTCGCGCGCGAACAGGTAGGTGCCGAGGTCGGAGAAAATATCCTCCTTCTGCAGCTCGATGATCAGGCTGCCGCGGCGGCCGGCCGAAACGTTGTCGTCGAACGCCATGAATTCGGGCGCGAGCAGCGTGCGGACGTTGACATTGAAGCTGATGTCGCCGCTGACCGTGAAGCGGTCGGTCTTGGACAAGAGCGCGAGCATGCGCTTGTCCAGGGTTTCGGTCAGGTGCTGGAACAGCCAGCGGTTGGAGGTGAGGTTGACGCCCGGCAGCAGCGTCTCGCGCAGGTCCTTGATCGAGATGAACAGCTCGCTGAAGATCTGGGTCGTCGAATTGTCTTCGTCGATCGAGCAGGCGTACTGGCGCCGCACCAGGTTGGAGAGATCGGCGCGCACCAGCGCCGTTTCGATGCGCGCGAGCACGTCGGGGGTCAGCGGCTCGCCCTTTTCCTGCCGGGCCTTGAGGCGGGAACGGGCGTCCTCGCGGGTTTTCTCCTCGCCGCCGCGCTTCGATTCGGCCTCGTTGGCGGTGCGGGCGGCGTAGAGAATGTCGTCGTACTGGGTGGCGGCGTCGAGAATGGTGGCGAATTCCTTGCCTTCGGCGCCCTCCTCCGACACCAGCGGGTCCTCGCCGAACAGGTAGCGCAGGCGCTGGACGACGTTGTCGACCTGAACCTGGATGTCCTTCTTGTAGCAGAAGAAGATGTCGCCGTTGCGCAGCTGGAAAATCTGCCCGTTGGCCGCGCGCACGATCGGATCGAAGTTGGCGGCGGCGGTGCGCAGATGGGTGTCGCGGCGGTTGTAAGGCCTGAGCTGCGAGAGATGGAGGTGCAGCATCTTGCGCCCGTCGCGAATTTTTTCGAGCTGATGCACGTATTCGAGCAGCAGCGCTTCCTGGGGGCGGGCGGCGGGCGGGGCGTTGGCCATCGGCGATCCTTCTTCCCCCCGGTCCTAACCCGTCGCCGCGCCGGCGGCGGCCTTGGCCGCAAGCGCCATGGCGAGCCGGTCGATGAAGTGGCCCTGAAAGCGGGTGACGCCGAGGTTGAGGCCCCAGCGGATCGCCTGTTCGGTGTCGACGCGGGCGAGAATGACCTGGTCCTTGCCGGCCCGGGCGACGGTTTCGCGCGCCGCCACGATCCGGCTGTCCTGGGTGTCGCTCTGGAACTCGGGGCCCCAGGTGATCTTGAAGTAATCGGCCTTCAAGAGGCTCGGGTCGAAGAAATAGAGGGCAAGCGGGGTGATGCCGTCCACCAGCACGCGGTAGCCGCGCTTCTGCAGCCCTTCGCGCGCGAAGGCGAACGCGTTCATGTCGGCGAAGATGTCGATGATCTGCATTTCGATCACGATGCGGTTCGCGTTCTTGCCGGCGTTCTGATGGAATTCCTGGAAGTCGCGCCCCAACACCGTGGCGACGTTCATGTTGACGCTGATGGCGTGCCGTTCCGTCAGCCGTTCGCGCTGCGCGAGCAGCGCGAGCAGCTTGCGGTCGATCACCTCGGTCAGGTATTGGAACAGCCACGGGCTGGAAAACAGATTGACGCCGGGCGCGATGCGGTCGCGAAGATCGGCCATGGCGACGTAGTTTTCGCGGAACAGCATGCTCGCCTTGCCGCCGGCGCCGACCTGGACCGCGGGCTGTTCGCGGATCAGGTCGCTGATGCGGACGGCCTTGAGCTTGCGTTCGATCTCGCCCAGGTTCGTCGACGTCACCGGCGCGCCCTTGGCCGAGGCGCTCTGCACGGCCTCCGCCCGGCGCGCCGCGGCGACCTGGGCCGC from Rhodospirillales bacterium carries:
- a CDS encoding ABC transporter permease, with the protein product MSARGPVPDDFALPPVERFSWRRVGALALRHIFVFRRSWPRVIDLLYWPVMNLLVWGFITNFFVAHSSWIVQAAGVFITGVLLWDVLFRTNLGVGLSFLEEMWARNLGQLFVSPLRPTEMMAGIVLVGSARALIAIVPAAILALPFFGFWVFSVGLPLYAFFVNLLVMGWWVGLFVSAVVLRFGLGAENICWAVLFLIAPIACVYYPVATLPAWLQGVAWALPTGYVFEGMRSVLLGEGFRVGLMAGAVLLNAVYGVLSALFFLKMFDVARVRGLLLRQGE
- a CDS encoding histidine phosphatase family protein, with protein sequence MDLRWWWVRHAPVVGHRGELNGQKDVPCDTSDSRAFAALAAVLPADAVWVTSHLSRARDTAAAIVAAGRIAPALIIERDFSEQSFGDWAGYTWEEIALRDPAESRRFWTDPVGLAPPGGESFAALTARVAAAIERFSDGRAGDVIAVAHGGVIRAAVALALGLDPKQAMAVAVDNLSLTRLDRIAGGTLRGKGGAWRVVAVNRPPY
- a CDS encoding ABC transporter ATP-binding protein, translating into MNPRSIIAVDNAVKRFDFERRSARAIIPPPAVDRVSFRVAEGSATALLGGNGAGKSTTIAMLLGVLKPTSGSVTVLGVDMVADRYRALPWINFSSPYVDMPKKLSVRENLIVYGRLYGVAGVAARVAELAPVLGLEALLDRATGTLSAGEATRLSLAKALLNRPRLLLLDEPTASLDPDSGDWVRSLLEAYRRETGATLLIASHNMAEVERLCDRVLMMRAGKIVDDGAPAELIRRYGRANLEEVFLAIAREGVRPPTAMEGAASESSRQTFKGGEDAA
- a CDS encoding EAL domain-containing protein, whose protein sequence is MAERGSNQAAGGDEAMLIERLRKIADDPRDHFAAHLHLSRLRAGNRQPRFLEIAKRAFDQLTINTQSTLFALGNCDLVLVCNKVPIDQTDEPIEKVRGLFREDPLMQSGEGDMEDRFVSWYDLASKDDFDRFYATAEQLLAAQVAAARRAEAVQSASAKGAPVTSTNLGEIERKLKAVRISDLIREQPAVQVGAGGKASMLFRENYVAMADLRDRIAPGVNLFSSPWLFQYLTEVIDRKLLALLAQRERLTERHAISVNMNVATVLGRDFQEFHQNAGKNANRIVIEMQIIDIFADMNAFAFAREGLQKRGYRVLVDGITPLALYFFDPSLLKADYFKITWGPEFQSDTQDSRIVAARETVARAGKDQVILARVDTEQAIRWGLNLGVTRFQGHFIDRLAMALAAKAAAGAATG
- a CDS encoding EAL domain-containing protein; the protein is MANAPPAARPQEALLLEYVHQLEKIRDGRKMLHLHLSQLRPYNRRDTHLRTAAANFDPIVRAANGQIFQLRNGDIFFCYKKDIQVQVDNVVQRLRYLFGEDPLVSEEGAEGKEFATILDAATQYDDILYAARTANEAESKRGGEEKTREDARSRLKARQEKGEPLTPDVLARIETALVRADLSNLVRRQYACSIDEDNSTTQIFSELFISIKDLRETLLPGVNLTSNRWLFQHLTETLDKRMLALLSKTDRFTVSGDISFNVNVRTLLAPEFMAFDDNVSAGRRGSLIIELQKEDIFSDLGTYLFAREFLQNKGYRVCLDGLTFQTLDIIDRKRLGADMAKLFWTPEMAEKPEGRDKIKRLLDGASKSLVLCRCDSADAIEFGRSVGIELYQGRYIENLIAEDNRRRDLLKIKRRIEREAEGADGIELAPPPAAKGKGREK